In Chondrinema litorale, the DNA window GCGAATCAAGGAGCTATATATGTTGTAAACCAACAGCAACAAGTATTAGAACAAAAGGCTTGTTATGCATATAGCAGGAAAAAATATATAGAAAAGAGTATAAAGTTTGGTGAAGGATTAGTAGGACAAGTTTACCTAGAAAAAGAAACGATATTACTACGTCAAGTTCCTAGTGAATATATGAGTATTACATCGGGTTTAGGTGAAGCGACCCCAAGTGCTCTTATAATTGTGCCACTAAAAGTAAATGAAGAAGTAAAGGGTATTATAGAGCTTGCATCATTTACTAAATTTGAAGAATATCAAGTTGAATTTTTAGAAAAGCTAGGTGAATTAATTGCCTCAGTTATATCTAGTATAATGATAAATGAGCAAACTCAAACTTTACTAGAGCAAAGCCAACAGCAGTCAGAAGCATTAAAATCGCAAGAAGAAGAGCTACGCCAAAACATGGAGGAACTTTCTGCAACACAGGAAGAAATGCAGCGCGTAATGAAGGAAGTTCAAGGCAATGAAGTTTTTATAAAAGGCTTAATAGATTCTACCAATGATTCTATAATTGCGATTGATAAAAATTACGAAATTCTGATTTGTAATAAAGCCACAAAGGAAACTTATAAAGAATATGGTTTAAATGTTGAAAAAGGATTTGACATTTTTAGATTATTTGCTGATGATAAAAAAGAGAAATTTAGATCGTATTATGATAGAGCTTTTAAAGGAGAGTTTTTTGAAGTTACAGAACAATACACATTTAAGGGAGTAGATCAATACTTTGTTGTAGTATATAGCCCATTAAGAAATGCCGAAAATGAAATTATTGGTGCGGCATGTTTTGGTAAAGATATATCTGAGACAATAATTGCTAAGGAACAAACTGAAAAATTATTAGCGGAAACTCAGCAACAGTCGGAGATATTAAAAGAGCAAGAAGAAGTTATGCGCCAAAATATGGAAGAGCTAACTACTACTCAGGAGGAAATCTCAAGGACTTTAAATGAAACCGAAGCGAAGGAAATATTTATCAGAAATCTAATTAATGCTTCTTCTGATGCCATATTTGTTATTGACAAAAACTATTGTTTGTTACAGTATAACAGTTCTTTTACAAGCTCATTAGAAGCAGTTGGAATTCAAGTTGAAATTGGTTCTGATGTATTTATGATTCTTACTGAAGAGGAAAGGCCTAAGCATAAAAAACTTTACGATAGAGCATTACAAGGAGAAACTTTTCAAGTAACAGAACATATAAAAGTGGCAGATGCCTATTATATGTCTACTTATACTCCAATTTTTAATGAGCAAAAGGAAGTTATTTCTTGTGCTGTTTTTGCAAAAGATATTACAGAGCTTTTAAAGTCAAAGAAACAAGTAGATGACTTACTTGATGAAAGTAAAAGACAAGAGGAGGAGATTCGAAGTAAAATGAAGGCTATAAACGAAAGTGGAATGGCATCTATCGAATTTGATTTAAACGGTAATATACTCACAGCCAATTCTAACTTTCTAAAGTTATTAGATTATTCATTAGAGGAAATTCAAGGTGCACATCATCGTATTTTTATATCAGAAAAGTATAAATCCAGTATAGAGTATAAGCAATTTTGGGATTTGCTAGGTCAAGGAGTGGCGCAAACTGGAGAATATGAACGATTGAAAAAGAATGGTGAGGTTGTTTATCTTCATGGTAGTTATTCTATAATTAGAGATACTTCTGGTAAGCCAAAGAGTATTATCAAATTGGCGGTAGATATTACACAATCAAAAAAGGCACAAGCCGAATTGAAGGAACAGACAATACTGATAAAAGAACAAGAGCAAATACTGAGAGAAAGTATGGAAGAGCTTACGGCAAAACAAGAAGAGTTACAAAATCAGATGGCCAATACTTCTATATTAAACTTCGAGTTGGATGCCCGTATGGCTGTGCTAAACGAGTCTACTATTTTATCAGAATCAGATATATATGGTACAATTACATTTGTGAATGACAAGTTTTGTGAAGTATCGCAATACAACAGAGAAGAATTGATAGGCAAACCTCATAAAATGGTTCGACACCCCGATACTCCAAAAAGTTTTTTCAACTTATTTTGGAAGACTATTCAGTCTGGGAAAGTTTTTAGAGGATATTTAAAGAATAGAAAAAAGGATGGCACTCCTTATTA includes these proteins:
- a CDS encoding PAS domain S-box protein, whose translation is MFNLSQYLVSRKQLIVSQSQLETLQNEISSATFFVKQIEEGQLDISYPDIDENQISIESLPGSLISMRNKLKHLKETDAQRKWSSEGLANFSEILRRNQQDLDETCNDVIGSLVKYINANQGAIYVVNQQQQVLEQKACYAYSRKKYIEKSIKFGEGLVGQVYLEKETILLRQVPSEYMSITSGLGEATPSALIIVPLKVNEEVKGIIELASFTKFEEYQVEFLEKLGELIASVISSIMINEQTQTLLEQSQQQSEALKSQEEELRQNMEELSATQEEMQRVMKEVQGNEVFIKGLIDSTNDSIIAIDKNYEILICNKATKETYKEYGLNVEKGFDIFRLFADDKKEKFRSYYDRAFKGEFFEVTEQYTFKGVDQYFVVVYSPLRNAENEIIGAACFGKDISETIIAKEQTEKLLAETQQQSEILKEQEEVMRQNMEELTTTQEEISRTLNETEAKEIFIRNLINASSDAIFVIDKNYCLLQYNSSFTSSLEAVGIQVEIGSDVFMILTEEERPKHKKLYDRALQGETFQVTEHIKVADAYYMSTYTPIFNEQKEVISCAVFAKDITELLKSKKQVDDLLDESKRQEEEIRSKMKAINESGMASIEFDLNGNILTANSNFLKLLDYSLEEIQGAHHRIFISEKYKSSIEYKQFWDLLGQGVAQTGEYERLKKNGEVVYLHGSYSIIRDTSGKPKSIIKLAVDITQSKKAQAELKEQTILIKEQEQILRESMEELTAKQEELQNQMANTSILNFELDARMAVLNESTILSESDIYGTITFVNDKFCEVSQYNREELIGKPHKMVRHPDTPKSFFNLFWKTIQSGKVFRGYLKNRKKDGTPYYVDAVISPVLDAEGKPIKFIAARYVIENEELAESLLNKQKSLMQ